In Amaranthus tricolor cultivar Red isolate AtriRed21 chromosome 5, ASM2621246v1, whole genome shotgun sequence, a genomic segment contains:
- the LOC130813274 gene encoding uncharacterized protein LOC130813274 isoform X2 — protein sequence MSSFLTNTFPNTPFRIPLFHSPPSSQATNFSPRAKMLSSSSLKSSLPENPIVLGCGGAVVDLLAAVASYPKPDDKIRSTSFQVQGGGNVANALTCAARLGLTPRLISKVANDAQGRGILEELESDGVDTSFFVVSQEGNSPFTYIIVDNKMKTRTCIHTPGYPPMVPEELSQQKLESALDGSRLVYFDVRLHETALVVAKEATRRNIPILVDAERKRDGLDELLSFATYVVCSAKFPQVWTEASSVPTSLISMLLRLPKLQFVIVTLGEDGCVMLERSLNEASELEEIHVDDVLKSLKQRAPNDYTIPSSVSSSVMKLKADGIGTICGRLHVGTAEKIPPSELVDTTGAGDAFIGAVLYALCADMPPEKMLPFAAQVAACGCRALGARSGLPHYSDPRIASFLHQSSENAVLVP from the exons ATGTCAAGCTTTCTAACAAACACATTTCCCAACACTCCATTCAGGATCCCCCTCTTTCATTCCCCCCCTTCATCTCAGGCTACTAATTTCAGTCCCAG GGCAAAAATGCTGTCTTCTTCATCATTGAAATCTTCTCTCCCAGAGAATCCTATTGTT CTTGGGTGTGGAGGTGCAGTAGTTGACTTATTAGCTGCTGTAGCTAGCTATCCGAAGCCGGATGATAAGATTAGAAGCACCAGTTTTCAG GTTCAAGGTGGTGGAAATGTTGCAAATGCTTTGACATGTGCTGCGCGACTAGGCTTGACTCCAAGACTGATATCCAAG GTTGCTAATGATGCTCAAGGTAGAGGAATACTAGAGGAGCTTGAATCTGATGGTGTTGACACTTCATTCTTTGTT GTCTCACAAGAAGGTAATTCGCCATTTACCTATATCATCGTCGACAATAAAAT GAAGACCCGCACTTGTATTCATACTCCTGGATATCCACCAATGGTACCAGAAGAACTCTCCCAACAAAAGTTAGAATCTGCTCTAGATGGATCAAGGCTTGTATACTTTGATGTTAGACTGCATGAAACTGCGCTAGTTGTAGCAAAAGAG GCAACTCGTCGGAATATTCCTATTCTAGTAGATGCAGAAAGGAAGAGAGACGGGCTGGATGAGCTTTTAAGTTTTGCCACATATGTGGTATGCTCGGCGAAATTTCCTCAG GTATGGACAGAAGCATCTTCTGTACCAACATCCCTTATTTCCATGCTGTTAAGATTACCCAAACTTCAGTTTGTAATTGTGACTCTCGGTGAAGACGGCTGTGTCATGCTTGAAAGAAGTTTAAATG AAGCTTCAGAGTTGGAGGAAATTCATGTTGACGACGTTTTGAAATCTTTGAAGCAGAGGGCACCAAATGATTACACCATTCCATCCAGCGTTTCATCG TCAGTAATGAAGTTAAAAGCAGATGGGATCGGGACAATTTGTGGGAGGCTACATGTTGGTACAGCCGAAAAGATACCACCCTCAGAACTCGTTGATACAACTGGAGCAGGAGATGCATTTATAGGAGCAGTTCTTTATg CCTTATGTGCTGATATGCCTCCTGAGAAGATGTTGCCATTTGCTGCACAA
- the LOC130813327 gene encoding uncharacterized protein LOC130813327 isoform X2 — translation MYLRKICGRILSAAVKSDHGGPSAAASTSVRNPLEQFFEVDRTADDDKRLVYGRGWKASELRLKSWDDLHKLWYVLLKEKNMLMTQRQMLNTQNLRFPNPERISKKSPAAYSCDEW, via the exons ATGTATTTGAGGAAAATTTGTGGAAGAATTTTATCGGCAGCTGTAAAATCAGATCACGGAGGTCCAAGTGCTGCTGCTTCGACATCAGTGCGTAATCCATTGGAGCAATTCTTTGAGGTTGATAGAACTGCTGATGATGACAAACGTCTTGTTTATG GTCGTGGGTGGAAAGCTTCTGAGTTGCGTCTCAAGTCATGGGATGATCTTCACAAACTCTGGTATGTACTTTTGAAGGAGAAAAATATGCTAATGACACAAAGACAAATGCTTAACACTCAAAACCTGCGGTTTCCTAATCCAGAACGTATTTCAAAG AAAAGTCCAGCTGCCTACAGTTGTGATGAGTGGTAA
- the LOC130812760 gene encoding receptor-like serine/threonine-protein kinase ALE2 isoform X1, producing MRLPVLRFFFLSLFYFAHFSQGFEFAQIYLSPLTLPSQFLLKKEVSLPEAYSGGTSSSSRVKRSMRKNKPSEGSSTAPSPSPAHQGPVAAPYHRSFRRHRGHHHRLRPHLTSVPPAAAPGCGQICPDPLASTPIGTPCGCVIPMKVELLLSIAVYALFPVVNELEIEVASGTYLKHSQVQIVGAAADTQNQERTLVTINLVPLGEKFDNTTAVLTYERLRRKEVPLNRTLFGNYDVVYVNYPGISSPFPSGSFEGSPTGSADGQFPITANFIDKNQKLNSKTIFVIVFSALVLLVVCCTAIFLLIKWKKSRKVSNAIGPVFTPSINKKTGMGSTFSSSLASSTSMSLFASIPTCALSVKTFLLVELEKATDKFSSRRILGEGGFGRVYHGMLEDGFEVAVKLLTRDNQNGDREFIAEVEMLSRLHHRNLVKLIGICIEGHRRCLVYELVHNGSVESHLHGVDKAKGPLDWDARLKIALGAARGLAYLHEDSNPRVIHRDFKASNVLLEDDYTPKVSDFGLAREATEGSEHISTRVMGTFGYVAPEYAMTGHLLVKSDVYSYGVVLLELLTGRKPVDMSQPQGQENLVTWARPLLTNREGVEQLVDPALAGNYNFDDMAKVAAIASMCVHPEVTHRPFMGEVVQALKLIYNDSDENCEDCGSLKDSSVPDLDSKSDVGPSDSGWWNAGGATPRLIYGQASSFITMDYSSGPLDEIENRPFSTSSLVGDRGSLPLTHANRSGPLRTIKSKPSFYRLKGSMSEHAGFLSRRARSDNFWV from the exons ATGCGACTACCTGTGCTGcgctttttctttctttcactGTTCTACTTCGCCCATTTTTCTCAAG GATTTGAATTTGCGCAAATATACTTGTCACCTCTTACATTGCCAAGCCAATTTTTACTTAAGAAAGAAGTCTCATTGCCTGAAG CCTATTCTGGTGGCACCTCATCATCTTCTAGAGTGAAGCGCTCTATGCGAAAGAATAAGCCATCTGAAGGATCTTCTACTGCACCCTCACCATCTCCAGCACATCAAG GACCTGTTGCTGCTCCTTATCATAGATCCTTCCGAAGGCATCGTGGGCATCATCATAGATTAAGACCCCACCTGACCTCTGTACCCCCTGCTGCTGCCCCAG GTTGTGGACAAATATGTCCAGATCCACTTGCTTCTACTCCCATTGGAACTCCTTGCGGGTGCGTTATTCCTATGAAAGTTGAGCTTCTTTTGAGTATAGCGGTATATGCCCTTTTTCCAGTGGTTAATGAACTGGAAATTGAGGTTGCATCCGGCACATATCTCAAGCACAGCCAAGTACAGATAGTAGGTGCAGCTGCTGATACCCAGAATCAGGAAAGGACGCTAGTTACTATTAATTTGGTTCCTCTGGGCGAGAAGTTTGATAACACCACTGCTGTACTGACCTATGAGAGATTAAGGCGAAAGGAGGTGCCTCTTAATAGAACTCTTTTTGGAAACTATGATGTGGTTTATGTTAACTATCCAG GGATTTCTTCACCTTTTCCTTCGGGGAGCTTCGAGGGTAGTCCAACTGGAAGTGCTGATGGACAATTCCCTATAACTGCTAATTTTATTGACAAAAACCAGAAATTAAATTCCAAAACCATCTTTGTTATAGTCTTTTCTGCATTAGTTCTTTTGGTGGTTTGCTGCACAGCAATTTTTTTGCTAataaagtggaaaaaatctAGGAAAGTGTCAAATGCAATTGGACCTGTATTCACACCATCGATCAATAAGAAAACCG GTATGGGTTCTACTTTTTCAAGTAGTTTGGCTAGCTCAACCTCTATGTCACTGTTTGCATCAATACCGACATGTGCTCTCTCTGTGAAAACATTTTTGCTTGTTGAACTTGAGAAGGCTACCGATAAATTCAGCTCAAGGAGAATTTTGGGGGAGGGAGGGTTTGGGCGTGTCTATCATGGCATGTTGGAAGATGGATTTGAAGTCGCTGTGAAGTTGCTTACTAGGGATAATCAGAATGGAGATCGTGAATTTATTGCAGAGGTTGAAATGCTGAGCCGATTACATCATCGGAACCTTGTGAAACTAATAGGTATATGCATTGAAGGACACAGACGGTGCTTGGTGTATGAGCTTGTACATAATGGCAGTGTTGAGTCTCACTTGCATG GTGTTGATAAGGCGAAAGGGCCTCTGGATTGGGATGCGAGGTTGAAAATTGCTCTTGGTGCCGCAAGAGGATTGGCTTATCTGCATGAGGATTCTAATCCTCGAGTTATTCACCGAGATTTCAAGGCCAGCAATGTTTTGTTAGAAGATGACTACACTCCAAAGGTCTCAGATTTTGGTTTGGCAAGAGAAGCTACAGAAGGAAGCGAGCATATATCCACTCGTGTCATGGGAACATTCGG GTATGTTGCTCCTGAATATGCGATGACTGGGCATTTGCTTGtgaaaagtgatgtttatagtTATGGGGTTGTCCTCTTGGAGCTTCTCACTGGCCGAAAGCCAGTAGATATGTCCCAGCCTCAGGGACAAGAGAACCTAGTAACATGGGCACGACCTCTATTGACCAACCGAGAAGGTGTAGAGCAATTGGTGGATCCTGCCTTGGCTGGAAACTATAATTTTGACGATATGGCTAAGGTAGCAGCAATAGCTTCCATGTGTGTCCACCCTGAAGTGACTCATAGGCCATTCATGGGGGAAGTTGTGCAGGCTCTTAAACTAATTTACAATGATAGTGACGAAAACTGTGAAGATTGTGGTAGTCTGAAAGATTCTTCGGTTCCAGATTTGGATTCCAAGAGTGATGTCGGACCATCTGATAGCGGCTGGTGGAATGCTGGTGGTGCAACACCCCGTTTAATTTATGGGCAAGCTTCTTCATTTATAACTATGGACTATAGTTCAGGTCCTCTGGACGAAATAGAAAACAGACCTTTTTCAACTTCAAGCTTGGTGGGAGACCGGGGCTCTTTGCCTTTAACACATGCTAATAGATCTGGTCCTTTGAGAACCATAAAAAGCAAGCCATCATTCTATCGATTGAAGGGTAGCATGAGTGAACACGCAGGCTTCCTTTCGAGGCGAGCTCGGAGCGATAATTTCTGGGTTTGA
- the LOC130813274 gene encoding uncharacterized protein LOC130813274 isoform X3 yields MLSSSSLKSSLPENPIVQLGCGGAVVDLLAAVASYPKPDDKIRSTSFQVQGGGNVANALTCAARLGLTPRLISKVANDAQGRGILEELESDGVDTSFFVVSQEGNSPFTYIIVDNKMKTRTCIHTPGYPPMVPEELSQQKLESALDGSRLVYFDVRLHETALVVAKEATRRNIPILVDAERKRDGLDELLSFATYVVCSAKFPQVWTEASSVPTSLISMLLRLPKLQFVIVTLGEDGCVMLERSLNEASELEEIHVDDVLKSLKQRAPNDYTIPSSVSSSVMKLKADGIGTICGRLHVGTAEKIPPSELVDTTGAGDAFIGAVLYALCADMPPEKMLPFAAQVAACGCRALGARSGLPHYSDPRIASFLHQSSENAVLVP; encoded by the exons ATGCTGTCTTCTTCATCATTGAAATCTTCTCTCCCAGAGAATCCTATTGTT CAGCTTGGGTGTGGAGGTGCAGTAGTTGACTTATTAGCTGCTGTAGCTAGCTATCCGAAGCCGGATGATAAGATTAGAAGCACCAGTTTTCAG GTTCAAGGTGGTGGAAATGTTGCAAATGCTTTGACATGTGCTGCGCGACTAGGCTTGACTCCAAGACTGATATCCAAG GTTGCTAATGATGCTCAAGGTAGAGGAATACTAGAGGAGCTTGAATCTGATGGTGTTGACACTTCATTCTTTGTT GTCTCACAAGAAGGTAATTCGCCATTTACCTATATCATCGTCGACAATAAAAT GAAGACCCGCACTTGTATTCATACTCCTGGATATCCACCAATGGTACCAGAAGAACTCTCCCAACAAAAGTTAGAATCTGCTCTAGATGGATCAAGGCTTGTATACTTTGATGTTAGACTGCATGAAACTGCGCTAGTTGTAGCAAAAGAG GCAACTCGTCGGAATATTCCTATTCTAGTAGATGCAGAAAGGAAGAGAGACGGGCTGGATGAGCTTTTAAGTTTTGCCACATATGTGGTATGCTCGGCGAAATTTCCTCAG GTATGGACAGAAGCATCTTCTGTACCAACATCCCTTATTTCCATGCTGTTAAGATTACCCAAACTTCAGTTTGTAATTGTGACTCTCGGTGAAGACGGCTGTGTCATGCTTGAAAGAAGTTTAAATG AAGCTTCAGAGTTGGAGGAAATTCATGTTGACGACGTTTTGAAATCTTTGAAGCAGAGGGCACCAAATGATTACACCATTCCATCCAGCGTTTCATCG TCAGTAATGAAGTTAAAAGCAGATGGGATCGGGACAATTTGTGGGAGGCTACATGTTGGTACAGCCGAAAAGATACCACCCTCAGAACTCGTTGATACAACTGGAGCAGGAGATGCATTTATAGGAGCAGTTCTTTATg CCTTATGTGCTGATATGCCTCCTGAGAAGATGTTGCCATTTGCTGCACAA
- the LOC130813274 gene encoding uncharacterized protein LOC130813274 isoform X1: MSSFLTNTFPNTPFRIPLFHSPPSSQATNFSPRAKMLSSSSLKSSLPENPIVQLGCGGAVVDLLAAVASYPKPDDKIRSTSFQVQGGGNVANALTCAARLGLTPRLISKVANDAQGRGILEELESDGVDTSFFVVSQEGNSPFTYIIVDNKMKTRTCIHTPGYPPMVPEELSQQKLESALDGSRLVYFDVRLHETALVVAKEATRRNIPILVDAERKRDGLDELLSFATYVVCSAKFPQVWTEASSVPTSLISMLLRLPKLQFVIVTLGEDGCVMLERSLNEASELEEIHVDDVLKSLKQRAPNDYTIPSSVSSSVMKLKADGIGTICGRLHVGTAEKIPPSELVDTTGAGDAFIGAVLYALCADMPPEKMLPFAAQVAACGCRALGARSGLPHYSDPRIASFLHQSSENAVLVP, from the exons ATGTCAAGCTTTCTAACAAACACATTTCCCAACACTCCATTCAGGATCCCCCTCTTTCATTCCCCCCCTTCATCTCAGGCTACTAATTTCAGTCCCAG GGCAAAAATGCTGTCTTCTTCATCATTGAAATCTTCTCTCCCAGAGAATCCTATTGTT CAGCTTGGGTGTGGAGGTGCAGTAGTTGACTTATTAGCTGCTGTAGCTAGCTATCCGAAGCCGGATGATAAGATTAGAAGCACCAGTTTTCAG GTTCAAGGTGGTGGAAATGTTGCAAATGCTTTGACATGTGCTGCGCGACTAGGCTTGACTCCAAGACTGATATCCAAG GTTGCTAATGATGCTCAAGGTAGAGGAATACTAGAGGAGCTTGAATCTGATGGTGTTGACACTTCATTCTTTGTT GTCTCACAAGAAGGTAATTCGCCATTTACCTATATCATCGTCGACAATAAAAT GAAGACCCGCACTTGTATTCATACTCCTGGATATCCACCAATGGTACCAGAAGAACTCTCCCAACAAAAGTTAGAATCTGCTCTAGATGGATCAAGGCTTGTATACTTTGATGTTAGACTGCATGAAACTGCGCTAGTTGTAGCAAAAGAG GCAACTCGTCGGAATATTCCTATTCTAGTAGATGCAGAAAGGAAGAGAGACGGGCTGGATGAGCTTTTAAGTTTTGCCACATATGTGGTATGCTCGGCGAAATTTCCTCAG GTATGGACAGAAGCATCTTCTGTACCAACATCCCTTATTTCCATGCTGTTAAGATTACCCAAACTTCAGTTTGTAATTGTGACTCTCGGTGAAGACGGCTGTGTCATGCTTGAAAGAAGTTTAAATG AAGCTTCAGAGTTGGAGGAAATTCATGTTGACGACGTTTTGAAATCTTTGAAGCAGAGGGCACCAAATGATTACACCATTCCATCCAGCGTTTCATCG TCAGTAATGAAGTTAAAAGCAGATGGGATCGGGACAATTTGTGGGAGGCTACATGTTGGTACAGCCGAAAAGATACCACCCTCAGAACTCGTTGATACAACTGGAGCAGGAGATGCATTTATAGGAGCAGTTCTTTATg CCTTATGTGCTGATATGCCTCCTGAGAAGATGTTGCCATTTGCTGCACAA
- the LOC130812760 gene encoding receptor-like serine/threonine-protein kinase ALE2 isoform X2 codes for MRLPVLRFFFLSLFYFAHFSQGFEFAQIYLSPLTLPSQFLLKKEVSLPEAYSGGTSSSSRVKRSMRKNKPSEGSSTAPSPSPAHQGPVAAPYHRSFRRHRGHHHRLRPHLTSVPPAAAPGCGQICPDPLASTPIGTPCGCVIPMKVELLLSIAVYALFPVVNELEIEVASGTYLKHSQVQIVGAAADTQNQERTLVTINLVPLGEKFDNTTAVLTYERLRRKEVPLNRTLFGNYDVVYVNYPGMGSTFSSSLASSTSMSLFASIPTCALSVKTFLLVELEKATDKFSSRRILGEGGFGRVYHGMLEDGFEVAVKLLTRDNQNGDREFIAEVEMLSRLHHRNLVKLIGICIEGHRRCLVYELVHNGSVESHLHGVDKAKGPLDWDARLKIALGAARGLAYLHEDSNPRVIHRDFKASNVLLEDDYTPKVSDFGLAREATEGSEHISTRVMGTFGYVAPEYAMTGHLLVKSDVYSYGVVLLELLTGRKPVDMSQPQGQENLVTWARPLLTNREGVEQLVDPALAGNYNFDDMAKVAAIASMCVHPEVTHRPFMGEVVQALKLIYNDSDENCEDCGSLKDSSVPDLDSKSDVGPSDSGWWNAGGATPRLIYGQASSFITMDYSSGPLDEIENRPFSTSSLVGDRGSLPLTHANRSGPLRTIKSKPSFYRLKGSMSEHAGFLSRRARSDNFWV; via the exons ATGCGACTACCTGTGCTGcgctttttctttctttcactGTTCTACTTCGCCCATTTTTCTCAAG GATTTGAATTTGCGCAAATATACTTGTCACCTCTTACATTGCCAAGCCAATTTTTACTTAAGAAAGAAGTCTCATTGCCTGAAG CCTATTCTGGTGGCACCTCATCATCTTCTAGAGTGAAGCGCTCTATGCGAAAGAATAAGCCATCTGAAGGATCTTCTACTGCACCCTCACCATCTCCAGCACATCAAG GACCTGTTGCTGCTCCTTATCATAGATCCTTCCGAAGGCATCGTGGGCATCATCATAGATTAAGACCCCACCTGACCTCTGTACCCCCTGCTGCTGCCCCAG GTTGTGGACAAATATGTCCAGATCCACTTGCTTCTACTCCCATTGGAACTCCTTGCGGGTGCGTTATTCCTATGAAAGTTGAGCTTCTTTTGAGTATAGCGGTATATGCCCTTTTTCCAGTGGTTAATGAACTGGAAATTGAGGTTGCATCCGGCACATATCTCAAGCACAGCCAAGTACAGATAGTAGGTGCAGCTGCTGATACCCAGAATCAGGAAAGGACGCTAGTTACTATTAATTTGGTTCCTCTGGGCGAGAAGTTTGATAACACCACTGCTGTACTGACCTATGAGAGATTAAGGCGAAAGGAGGTGCCTCTTAATAGAACTCTTTTTGGAAACTATGATGTGGTTTATGTTAACTATCCAG GTATGGGTTCTACTTTTTCAAGTAGTTTGGCTAGCTCAACCTCTATGTCACTGTTTGCATCAATACCGACATGTGCTCTCTCTGTGAAAACATTTTTGCTTGTTGAACTTGAGAAGGCTACCGATAAATTCAGCTCAAGGAGAATTTTGGGGGAGGGAGGGTTTGGGCGTGTCTATCATGGCATGTTGGAAGATGGATTTGAAGTCGCTGTGAAGTTGCTTACTAGGGATAATCAGAATGGAGATCGTGAATTTATTGCAGAGGTTGAAATGCTGAGCCGATTACATCATCGGAACCTTGTGAAACTAATAGGTATATGCATTGAAGGACACAGACGGTGCTTGGTGTATGAGCTTGTACATAATGGCAGTGTTGAGTCTCACTTGCATG GTGTTGATAAGGCGAAAGGGCCTCTGGATTGGGATGCGAGGTTGAAAATTGCTCTTGGTGCCGCAAGAGGATTGGCTTATCTGCATGAGGATTCTAATCCTCGAGTTATTCACCGAGATTTCAAGGCCAGCAATGTTTTGTTAGAAGATGACTACACTCCAAAGGTCTCAGATTTTGGTTTGGCAAGAGAAGCTACAGAAGGAAGCGAGCATATATCCACTCGTGTCATGGGAACATTCGG GTATGTTGCTCCTGAATATGCGATGACTGGGCATTTGCTTGtgaaaagtgatgtttatagtTATGGGGTTGTCCTCTTGGAGCTTCTCACTGGCCGAAAGCCAGTAGATATGTCCCAGCCTCAGGGACAAGAGAACCTAGTAACATGGGCACGACCTCTATTGACCAACCGAGAAGGTGTAGAGCAATTGGTGGATCCTGCCTTGGCTGGAAACTATAATTTTGACGATATGGCTAAGGTAGCAGCAATAGCTTCCATGTGTGTCCACCCTGAAGTGACTCATAGGCCATTCATGGGGGAAGTTGTGCAGGCTCTTAAACTAATTTACAATGATAGTGACGAAAACTGTGAAGATTGTGGTAGTCTGAAAGATTCTTCGGTTCCAGATTTGGATTCCAAGAGTGATGTCGGACCATCTGATAGCGGCTGGTGGAATGCTGGTGGTGCAACACCCCGTTTAATTTATGGGCAAGCTTCTTCATTTATAACTATGGACTATAGTTCAGGTCCTCTGGACGAAATAGAAAACAGACCTTTTTCAACTTCAAGCTTGGTGGGAGACCGGGGCTCTTTGCCTTTAACACATGCTAATAGATCTGGTCCTTTGAGAACCATAAAAAGCAAGCCATCATTCTATCGATTGAAGGGTAGCATGAGTGAACACGCAGGCTTCCTTTCGAGGCGAGCTCGGAGCGATAATTTCTGGGTTTGA
- the LOC130813327 gene encoding uncharacterized protein LOC130813327 isoform X1: MYLRKICGRILSAAVKSDHGGPSAAASTSVRNPLEQFFEVDRTADDDKRLVYGRGWKASELRLKSWDDLHKLWYVLLKEKNMLMTQRQMLNTQNLRFPNPERISKVRKSMCRIKHVLTERAIDEPDPRRSAEMKRMINAL, translated from the exons ATGTATTTGAGGAAAATTTGTGGAAGAATTTTATCGGCAGCTGTAAAATCAGATCACGGAGGTCCAAGTGCTGCTGCTTCGACATCAGTGCGTAATCCATTGGAGCAATTCTTTGAGGTTGATAGAACTGCTGATGATGACAAACGTCTTGTTTATG GTCGTGGGTGGAAAGCTTCTGAGTTGCGTCTCAAGTCATGGGATGATCTTCACAAACTCTGGTATGTACTTTTGAAGGAGAAAAATATGCTAATGACACAAAGACAAATGCTTAACACTCAAAACCTGCGGTTTCCTAATCCAGAACGTATTTCAAAG GTTAGAAAGTCCATGTGTCGGATCAAGCATGTGCTTACAGAGAGGGCCATCGATGAGCCAGATCCCCGCAGATCCGCGGAGATGAAAAGGATGATAAATGCCCTTTAA